One genomic window of Ziziphus jujuba cultivar Dongzao chromosome 4, ASM3175591v1 includes the following:
- the LOC107407161 gene encoding uncharacterized protein LOC107407161 isoform X1, translated as MNHCNLQQNVFVACEEMTRGPALVSDPKDPVVCPKPRRVGILSNNMLKPLRLHMSSQQSELCDSKAGSELLDIILMKEGFGAEQSAGYVASSPPYFCGSPPSRAANPLVQDARFGDEKPLPALPFASPSGLSSPSSAARKGGCVRMKYGLKPAAVRVEGFDCLNRDRQNSSIPAMA; from the exons ATGAATCATTGTAATCTTCAGCAGAACGTCTTTGTGGCCTGTGAAGAGATGACGAGGGGCCCTGCTTTGGTCTCTGATCCAAAGGACCCTGTTGTTTGCCCCAAGCCTCGGCGAGTTGGGATTCTATCTAACAATATGTTGAAGCCCCTGAGATTGCATATgag CAGTCAACAATCTGAGTTATGTGATTCAAAAGCTGGATCAGAGCTTCTGGACATCATTCTCATGAAG GAGGGTTTTGGGGCAGAACAATCTGCTGGTTATGTAGCTTCTTCACCGCCATATTTTTGTGGGTCTCCTCCAAGCAGGGCTGCTAACCCGTTAGTGCAGGATGCCCGATTTGGAGATGAGAAGCCCCTTCCGGCATTGCCATTTGCATCCCCATCGGGTTTGTCTTCTCCATCATCAGCGGCACGTAAAGGAGGTTGTGTCAGAATGAAGTATGGACTTAAACCGGCTGCAGTTAGAGTAGAAGGATTTGATTGTCTCAACAGGGACCGCCAGAATTCTAGCATCCCTGCCATGGCTTGA
- the LOC107407161 gene encoding uncharacterized protein LOC107407161 isoform X2, translating to MNHCNLQQNVFVACEEMTRGPALVSDPKDPVVCPKPRRVGILSNNMLKPLRLHMSQQSELCDSKAGSELLDIILMKEGFGAEQSAGYVASSPPYFCGSPPSRAANPLVQDARFGDEKPLPALPFASPSGLSSPSSAARKGGCVRMKYGLKPAAVRVEGFDCLNRDRQNSSIPAMA from the exons ATGAATCATTGTAATCTTCAGCAGAACGTCTTTGTGGCCTGTGAAGAGATGACGAGGGGCCCTGCTTTGGTCTCTGATCCAAAGGACCCTGTTGTTTGCCCCAAGCCTCGGCGAGTTGGGATTCTATCTAACAATATGTTGAAGCCCCTGAGATTGCATATgag TCAACAATCTGAGTTATGTGATTCAAAAGCTGGATCAGAGCTTCTGGACATCATTCTCATGAAG GAGGGTTTTGGGGCAGAACAATCTGCTGGTTATGTAGCTTCTTCACCGCCATATTTTTGTGGGTCTCCTCCAAGCAGGGCTGCTAACCCGTTAGTGCAGGATGCCCGATTTGGAGATGAGAAGCCCCTTCCGGCATTGCCATTTGCATCCCCATCGGGTTTGTCTTCTCCATCATCAGCGGCACGTAAAGGAGGTTGTGTCAGAATGAAGTATGGACTTAAACCGGCTGCAGTTAGAGTAGAAGGATTTGATTGTCTCAACAGGGACCGCCAGAATTCTAGCATCCCTGCCATGGCTTGA
- the LOC107417255 gene encoding caffeoylshikimate esterase isoform X2, translated as MALKPSRIRTFHPFHEFRARFGSHRRNKKSSLEVMAPPVRLPGVDKELQKLLDANMDKAPARRRAREAFKDIQLGIDHILFKTPTDGLKMKESYEVNSRGLEIFSKSWLPETSRPKALVCYCHGYGDTCTFFFEGIARKLASRGYGVFAMDYPGLGLSEGLHCYIPSFDGLVDDVIEHYSKVKENPEYSTLPSFLFGQSLGGAVALKIHLKQPNAWNGAILVAPMCKIADDMVPPWLLTQILIGVSKFLPAMKLVPNKDLAEASFRDLKKREMVSLPLLVLHGEADIVTDPSVSKALYEKAKSSDKKLKLYKDAYHSLLEGEPDEMIVQVFDDIVSWLDEHSTITTDS; from the exons ATGGCGTTGAAGCCCTCAAGGATTCGTACTTTCCACCCTTTTCATG AATTCAGGGCCAGATTTGGTTCACATAGAAGGAATAAGAAATCGAGCTTGGAAGTAATGGCTCCTCCTGTGAGGTTGCCAGGGGTTGACAAGGAATTGCAGAAGCTTTTGGATGCTAATATGGATAAAGCTCCAGCTAGAAGACGAGCTCGAGAGGCTTTTAAGGATATTCAACTTGGGATTGATCATATTTTGTTTAAG ACGCCAACTGATGGATTGAAAATGAAAGAG TCATATGAGGTGAACTCTAGGGGATTGGAAATTTTCTCCAAAAGTTGGCTGCCGGAGACATCTCGCCCTAAAGCATTAGTGTGTTACTGTCATGGCTATGGTGATACGTGCACATTTTTTTTCGAAG GAATTGCAAGGAAGTTGGCATCACGTGGATATGGAGTTTTTGCAATGGATTATCCAGGACTTGGTCTTTCAGAAGGACTCCATTGCTATATTCCTAGCTTTGACGGGCTTGTAGATGATGTCATCGAGCATTACTCCAAAGTAAAAG AGAATCCGGAGTACTCTACCCTTCCAAGCTTCCTCTTTGGACAGTCGCTGGGTGGAGCTGTAGCTCTGAAGATTCACCTAAAGCAACCTAATGCATGGAATGGTGCAATTCTTGTTGCACCCATGTGCAAA attgCAGATGACATGGTTCCACCATGGCTGCTGACACAAATCTTGATCGGTGTGTCTAAGTTTCTTCCGGCAATGAAATTAGTTCCAAATAAGGATTTGGCCGAGGCATCGTTTAGGGACTTGAAGAAGAGAGAAATG GTCTCCCTGCCATTATTAGTTCTGCATGGAGAGGCTGACATTGTTACCGATCCATCTGTGAGCAAGGCCTTGTATGAGAAGGCTAAAAGTTCGGACAAGAAGCTTAAGCTTTACAAGGATGCATACCATTCTCTTCTAGAGGGTGAGCCAGACGAAATGATAGTTCAAGTTTTTGATGACATTGTTTCTTGGCTTGATGAACATAGCACAATAACTACAGACAGCTGA
- the LOC107417255 gene encoding caffeoylshikimate esterase isoform X1: MALKPSRIRTFHPFHEFRARFGSHRRNKKSSLEVMAPPVRLPGVDKELQKLLDANMDKAPARRRAREAFKDIQLGIDHILFKTPTDGLKMKESYEVNSRGLEIFSKSWLPETSRPKALVCYCHGYGDTCTFFFEGIARKLASRGYGVFAMDYPGLGLSEGLHCYIPSFDGLVDDVIEHYSKVKENPEYSTLPSFLFGQSLGGAVALKIHLKQPNAWNGAILVAPMCKIADDMVPPWLLTQILIGVSKFLPAMKLVPNKDLAEASFRDLKKREMTAYNVIAYKDKPRLRTAVEMLRTTQEIERRLEEVSLPLLVLHGEADIVTDPSVSKALYEKAKSSDKKLKLYKDAYHSLLEGEPDEMIVQVFDDIVSWLDEHSTITTDS, from the exons ATGGCGTTGAAGCCCTCAAGGATTCGTACTTTCCACCCTTTTCATG AATTCAGGGCCAGATTTGGTTCACATAGAAGGAATAAGAAATCGAGCTTGGAAGTAATGGCTCCTCCTGTGAGGTTGCCAGGGGTTGACAAGGAATTGCAGAAGCTTTTGGATGCTAATATGGATAAAGCTCCAGCTAGAAGACGAGCTCGAGAGGCTTTTAAGGATATTCAACTTGGGATTGATCATATTTTGTTTAAG ACGCCAACTGATGGATTGAAAATGAAAGAG TCATATGAGGTGAACTCTAGGGGATTGGAAATTTTCTCCAAAAGTTGGCTGCCGGAGACATCTCGCCCTAAAGCATTAGTGTGTTACTGTCATGGCTATGGTGATACGTGCACATTTTTTTTCGAAG GAATTGCAAGGAAGTTGGCATCACGTGGATATGGAGTTTTTGCAATGGATTATCCAGGACTTGGTCTTTCAGAAGGACTCCATTGCTATATTCCTAGCTTTGACGGGCTTGTAGATGATGTCATCGAGCATTACTCCAAAGTAAAAG AGAATCCGGAGTACTCTACCCTTCCAAGCTTCCTCTTTGGACAGTCGCTGGGTGGAGCTGTAGCTCTGAAGATTCACCTAAAGCAACCTAATGCATGGAATGGTGCAATTCTTGTTGCACCCATGTGCAAA attgCAGATGACATGGTTCCACCATGGCTGCTGACACAAATCTTGATCGGTGTGTCTAAGTTTCTTCCGGCAATGAAATTAGTTCCAAATAAGGATTTGGCCGAGGCATCGTTTAGGGACTTGAAGAAGAGAGAAATG ACTGCCTATAATGTTATTGCTTACAAGGATAAACCGCGCTTGCGAACTGCTGTAGAAATGCTAAGAACTACACAAGAGATAGAACGTAGGTTAGAAGAG GTCTCCCTGCCATTATTAGTTCTGCATGGAGAGGCTGACATTGTTACCGATCCATCTGTGAGCAAGGCCTTGTATGAGAAGGCTAAAAGTTCGGACAAGAAGCTTAAGCTTTACAAGGATGCATACCATTCTCTTCTAGAGGGTGAGCCAGACGAAATGATAGTTCAAGTTTTTGATGACATTGTTTCTTGGCTTGATGAACATAGCACAATAACTACAGACAGCTGA
- the LOC107417255 gene encoding caffeoylshikimate esterase isoform X3, with protein sequence MAPPVRLPGVDKELQKLLDANMDKAPARRRAREAFKDIQLGIDHILFKTPTDGLKMKESYEVNSRGLEIFSKSWLPETSRPKALVCYCHGYGDTCTFFFEGIARKLASRGYGVFAMDYPGLGLSEGLHCYIPSFDGLVDDVIEHYSKVKENPEYSTLPSFLFGQSLGGAVALKIHLKQPNAWNGAILVAPMCKIADDMVPPWLLTQILIGVSKFLPAMKLVPNKDLAEASFRDLKKREMTAYNVIAYKDKPRLRTAVEMLRTTQEIERRLEEVSLPLLVLHGEADIVTDPSVSKALYEKAKSSDKKLKLYKDAYHSLLEGEPDEMIVQVFDDIVSWLDEHSTITTDS encoded by the exons ATGGCTCCTCCTGTGAGGTTGCCAGGGGTTGACAAGGAATTGCAGAAGCTTTTGGATGCTAATATGGATAAAGCTCCAGCTAGAAGACGAGCTCGAGAGGCTTTTAAGGATATTCAACTTGGGATTGATCATATTTTGTTTAAG ACGCCAACTGATGGATTGAAAATGAAAGAG TCATATGAGGTGAACTCTAGGGGATTGGAAATTTTCTCCAAAAGTTGGCTGCCGGAGACATCTCGCCCTAAAGCATTAGTGTGTTACTGTCATGGCTATGGTGATACGTGCACATTTTTTTTCGAAG GAATTGCAAGGAAGTTGGCATCACGTGGATATGGAGTTTTTGCAATGGATTATCCAGGACTTGGTCTTTCAGAAGGACTCCATTGCTATATTCCTAGCTTTGACGGGCTTGTAGATGATGTCATCGAGCATTACTCCAAAGTAAAAG AGAATCCGGAGTACTCTACCCTTCCAAGCTTCCTCTTTGGACAGTCGCTGGGTGGAGCTGTAGCTCTGAAGATTCACCTAAAGCAACCTAATGCATGGAATGGTGCAATTCTTGTTGCACCCATGTGCAAA attgCAGATGACATGGTTCCACCATGGCTGCTGACACAAATCTTGATCGGTGTGTCTAAGTTTCTTCCGGCAATGAAATTAGTTCCAAATAAGGATTTGGCCGAGGCATCGTTTAGGGACTTGAAGAAGAGAGAAATG ACTGCCTATAATGTTATTGCTTACAAGGATAAACCGCGCTTGCGAACTGCTGTAGAAATGCTAAGAACTACACAAGAGATAGAACGTAGGTTAGAAGAG GTCTCCCTGCCATTATTAGTTCTGCATGGAGAGGCTGACATTGTTACCGATCCATCTGTGAGCAAGGCCTTGTATGAGAAGGCTAAAAGTTCGGACAAGAAGCTTAAGCTTTACAAGGATGCATACCATTCTCTTCTAGAGGGTGAGCCAGACGAAATGATAGTTCAAGTTTTTGATGACATTGTTTCTTGGCTTGATGAACATAGCACAATAACTACAGACAGCTGA